The Brachyhypopomus gauderio isolate BG-103 chromosome 7, BGAUD_0.2, whole genome shotgun sequence genome has a window encoding:
- the kyat1 gene encoding kynurenine--oxoglutarate transaminase 1 isoform X2 has translation MFRRVLINWSSGWKGSVILTSFHYKKVMARQLHARRIEGVDKNLWVEFTQLAAEYKVVNLGQGFPDFGPPSFVQEAFCNAISGGASMHQYTRAFGHPRLVKILAKFFGRIVGREIDPMEELLITVGAYQALFCTFQALVDEGDEVIIVEPFFDCYQPMVMMAGGTPVYIPLKPKKVTGPALSSADWVLCPEELASKFNSRTKAIVINTPNNPLGKVFQRKELQMIADLCIKHDVLCISDEVYEWLTYDGEHHVKIASLPGMWERTVTIGSAGKSFSATGWKVGWAMGAGHVLKHLRTVHQNSVYHCATAAQEAVAAGFQREYDVFGTEESYFRQLPALLHAKRLKLAKSLRSVGLQPVLPQGGYFMITDIASLRVDLNDPSTKDEPYDYRFVKWLIKEKGLATIPVSAFYSPEHREDFQNYVRFCFVKEDSTLEAAEDILRQWSIKK, from the exons ATGTTTAGAAGAGTGTTGATAAATTGGTCTTCGGGTTGGAAAGGATCAGTAATTCTCACGAGCTTCCACTATAAG AAAGTCATGGCCCGTCAGCTGCACGCGCGCAGGATTGAAGGAGTCGACAAGAACCTGTG GGTGGAATTCACACAACTAGCTGCTGAATACAAAGTGGTGAACCTGGGTCAGGGATTCCCTGACTTCGGCCCTCCAAGTTTTGTTCAGGAGGCATTCTGCAACGCCATCTCTGGAGGGGCCTCTATGCATCAGTACACACGGGCCTTT GGTCATCCACGTCTTGTCAAGATCCTTGCCAAGTTTTTTGGGAGGATTGTGGGCCGGGAAATAGACCCGATGGAAGAGCTCCTGATCACTGTGGGAGCCTATCAGGCTCTCTTCTGTACCTTTCAGGCTCTGGTTGATGAAGGCGATGAG GTGATCATAGTGGAGCCTTTCTTTGACTGCTATCAGCCAATGGTGATGATGGCAGGGGGAACACCTGTCTATATACCCCTCAAACCT aaaAAAGTCACTGGTCCTGCTTTGTCTAGTGCTGACTGGGTATTATGCCCTGAGGAACTGGCCAGTAAATTTAATTCTCGCACAAAAGCCATTGTCATAAACACACCTAATAACCCATTGGGCAAG GTCTTTCAGAGAAAGGAGTTGCAGATGATTGCTGACTTGTGCATTAAACATGATGTACTTTGCATCAGTGATGAGGTGTATGAATGGCTCACATATGATGGAGAACACCATGTTAAAATAG CTAGCCTTCCTGGCATGTGGGAGCGCACAGTCACCATTGGGAGTGCAGGCAAGAGCTTCAGTGCCACAGGGTGGAAG GTGGGCTGGGCAATGGGTGCAGGGCACGTGCTGAAGCACCTGAGAACCGTGCACCAGAACTCCGTGTACCACTGCGCCACTGCTGCTCAG GAGGCGGTTGCAGCAGGCTTTCAGAGGGAGTACGATGTGTTTGGCACGGAGGAGAGTTACTTCAGGCAGCTGCCCGCGCTGCTCCATGCCAAACGCCTCAAGCTGGCCAAGAGTCTGAGGAGTGTGGGCCTGCAGCCCGTGCTGCCCCAGGGAGGCTACTTCATGATCACAGACATCGCTTCTCTCA GGGTTGACTTGAATGACCCTAGCACAAAAGACGAGCCCTACGACTACAGatttgtcaaatggctcataaAAGAAAAG GGTTTGGCCACAATCCCCGTGTCTGCGTTTTATAGCCCGGAGCACAGAGAGGACTTCCAGAACTACGTTAGATTCTGCTTCGTCAAG
- the kyat1 gene encoding kynurenine--oxoglutarate transaminase 1 isoform X1, producing MTSLAACRSSVCTYYLHMFRRVLINWSSGWKGSVILTSFHYKKVMARQLHARRIEGVDKNLWVEFTQLAAEYKVVNLGQGFPDFGPPSFVQEAFCNAISGGASMHQYTRAFGHPRLVKILAKFFGRIVGREIDPMEELLITVGAYQALFCTFQALVDEGDEVIIVEPFFDCYQPMVMMAGGTPVYIPLKPKKVTGPALSSADWVLCPEELASKFNSRTKAIVINTPNNPLGKVFQRKELQMIADLCIKHDVLCISDEVYEWLTYDGEHHVKIASLPGMWERTVTIGSAGKSFSATGWKVGWAMGAGHVLKHLRTVHQNSVYHCATAAQEAVAAGFQREYDVFGTEESYFRQLPALLHAKRLKLAKSLRSVGLQPVLPQGGYFMITDIASLRVDLNDPSTKDEPYDYRFVKWLIKEKGLATIPVSAFYSPEHREDFQNYVRFCFVKEDSTLEAAEDILRQWSIKK from the exons ATGACGTCCTTAGCTGCCTGCAGAAGTAGTGTAT GTACCTACTATCTACACATGTTTAGAAGAGTGTTGATAAATTGGTCTTCGGGTTGGAAAGGATCAGTAATTCTCACGAGCTTCCACTATAAG AAAGTCATGGCCCGTCAGCTGCACGCGCGCAGGATTGAAGGAGTCGACAAGAACCTGTG GGTGGAATTCACACAACTAGCTGCTGAATACAAAGTGGTGAACCTGGGTCAGGGATTCCCTGACTTCGGCCCTCCAAGTTTTGTTCAGGAGGCATTCTGCAACGCCATCTCTGGAGGGGCCTCTATGCATCAGTACACACGGGCCTTT GGTCATCCACGTCTTGTCAAGATCCTTGCCAAGTTTTTTGGGAGGATTGTGGGCCGGGAAATAGACCCGATGGAAGAGCTCCTGATCACTGTGGGAGCCTATCAGGCTCTCTTCTGTACCTTTCAGGCTCTGGTTGATGAAGGCGATGAG GTGATCATAGTGGAGCCTTTCTTTGACTGCTATCAGCCAATGGTGATGATGGCAGGGGGAACACCTGTCTATATACCCCTCAAACCT aaaAAAGTCACTGGTCCTGCTTTGTCTAGTGCTGACTGGGTATTATGCCCTGAGGAACTGGCCAGTAAATTTAATTCTCGCACAAAAGCCATTGTCATAAACACACCTAATAACCCATTGGGCAAG GTCTTTCAGAGAAAGGAGTTGCAGATGATTGCTGACTTGTGCATTAAACATGATGTACTTTGCATCAGTGATGAGGTGTATGAATGGCTCACATATGATGGAGAACACCATGTTAAAATAG CTAGCCTTCCTGGCATGTGGGAGCGCACAGTCACCATTGGGAGTGCAGGCAAGAGCTTCAGTGCCACAGGGTGGAAG GTGGGCTGGGCAATGGGTGCAGGGCACGTGCTGAAGCACCTGAGAACCGTGCACCAGAACTCCGTGTACCACTGCGCCACTGCTGCTCAG GAGGCGGTTGCAGCAGGCTTTCAGAGGGAGTACGATGTGTTTGGCACGGAGGAGAGTTACTTCAGGCAGCTGCCCGCGCTGCTCCATGCCAAACGCCTCAAGCTGGCCAAGAGTCTGAGGAGTGTGGGCCTGCAGCCCGTGCTGCCCCAGGGAGGCTACTTCATGATCACAGACATCGCTTCTCTCA GGGTTGACTTGAATGACCCTAGCACAAAAGACGAGCCCTACGACTACAGatttgtcaaatggctcataaAAGAAAAG GGTTTGGCCACAATCCCCGTGTCTGCGTTTTATAGCCCGGAGCACAGAGAGGACTTCCAGAACTACGTTAGATTCTGCTTCGTCAAG
- the rpl7a gene encoding large ribosomal subunit protein eL8: MPKGKKAKGKKVAPAPSVAKKHEVKKVVNPLFEKRPKNYGIGQDIQPKRDLTRFVKWPRYVRLQRQRSILYKRLKVPPAINQFTQALDRQTATQLFKLAHKYRPETKQEKKRRLLARAEQKAAGKGDTPTKRPPVLRAGVNSVTSLVESKKAQLVVIAHDVDPIELVVFLPALCRKMGVPYCIVKGKARLGRLVHRKTCTSVCFTQTNPEDRAALAKLVEAIKTNYNDRYEEIRRHWGGNIMGPKSTARIAKLEKAKAKELATKLG; encoded by the exons ATG CCTAAAGGGAAGAAGGCTAAGGGGAAGAAGGTGGCACCTGCCCCTTCTGTAGCCAAGAAGCATGAGGTCAAAAAAGTCGTGAACCCCCTGTTCGAAAAGAGGCCGAAGAACTATGGCATTG GTCAGGACATCCAGCCAAAACGGGATCTGACCCGGTTTGTAAAATGGCCACGGTATGTTCGCCTGCAGCGCCAGAGGTCCATCCTGTACAAGCGCCTGAAGGTCCCCCCTGCGATCAACCAGTTCACCCAGGCACTGGACCGCCAGACTG CTACCCAGCTGTTCAAACTGGCGCACAAGTATCGGCCCGAGACCAAGCAGGAGAAGAAGCGCAGGCTGCTGGCCCGTGCTGAACAGAAGGCGGCAGGGAAGGGAGACACCCCGACCAAGAGGCCCCCCGTCCTCCGCGCAG GTGTGAACAGTGTGACCTCACTGGTGGAGAGCAAGAAGGCTCAGCTGGTTGTGATTGCCCATGATGTGGACCCAATCGAG CTGGTGGTGTTCCTGCCTGCTTTGTGCCGTAAGATGGGTGTCCCCTACTGCATTGTCAAGGGGAAGGCTAGACTGGGCAGACTAGTGCACAGAAAGACCTGCACCTCAGTCTGCTTCACACAGACCAACCC TGAGGACAGAGCTGCTCTTGCCAAGCTGGTGGAAGCCATCAAGACCAACTACAATGACAGATATGAGGAG ATCCGTCGTCACTGGGGTGGGAACATCATGGGTCCCAAGTCTACGGCTCGCATCGCTAAACTCGAGAAGGCGAAGGCAAAGGAGCTGGCCACCAAACTGGGCTGA
- the c7h9orf78 gene encoding splicing factor C9orf78 homolog, translating to MPAGKNFRRRKESSDEDESDDVTAEVRAKLDEAKELQSLRKRQSGVSLVSLLVGEKLPLEAEIEDDPFKLKTGGVVDMKKVKDRNRDRIEDEDDLNLGTSFSAETNRRDEDADMMKYIETELKKKKGLVEAEEQKVKVKNAEDLLYELPENIRVNSAKKTEEMLSNQMLSGIPEVDLGIDAKIKNIISTEEAKAKLMAEQRNKKKDNGTSFVPTNIAVNYVQHNRFYHEDVNAPHRRHREEPKARPLRVGDTEKPAPEKSPPNYRKRPNNEKATDDYHYEKFKKMNRRY from the exons ATGCCAGCCGGGAAGAATTTCAGGAGAAGGAAAGAGTCTTCAGATGAAGATGAATCAGACGATGTAACTGCTGAAGTCAG AGCAAAACTGGATGAAGCAAAAGAGCTCCAAAGTTTGCGGAAGAGACAGAGCGGCGTGAG TTTAGTATCGTTGTTGGTTGGAGAGAAGCTACCATTAGAGGCGGAGATAGAG GATGATCCATTTAAACTTAAGACCGGAGGTGTCGTGGACATGAAGAAAGTTAAGGACAGAAACAGAGATAG GATCGAGGATGAAGACGACCTGAACCTGGGGACCTCTTTCTCTGCGGAGACGAACAGAAGAGATGAAGATGCagatat GATGAAGTACATTGAAACAGAGCTGAAGAAAAAGAAGGGATTGGTAGAGGCAGAGGAAcagaaggtgaaggtgaagaatGCAGAGGACCTTCTGTATGAGTTGCCGGAGAACATCCGTGTAAACTCTGCCAAGAAGACAGAAGAGATGTTGTCCAATCAGATGCTCAGCGGCATCCCGGAAGTGGACCTGGGAATTGA TGCGAAGATAAAAAACATCATCAGTACAGAAGAAGCCAAAGCGAAGCTGATGGCTGAGCAGAGGAACAAGAAGAAAGACAACGGCACCTCCTTCGTCCCCACCAACATCGCCGTGAACTACGTCCAGCACAACCGCT TCTACCATGAAGATGTGAACGCACCCCACAGACGTCACAGAGAGGAGCCTAAAGCCAGGCCATTGCGTGTAGGAGACACAGAAAAACCAGCACCGGAGA AATCACCACCCAACTACCGCAAAAGACCAAACAATGAGAAGGCCACAGATGACTACCACTACGAGAAGTTTAAGAAAATGAACCGAAGATACTGA
- the usp20 gene encoding ubiquitin carboxyl-terminal hydrolase 20, which translates to MTDNGDVCPHLDSIGEVTKEELLQKSKGTCQSCGVGGPNLWACLQCDCPYVGCGESYSDHSTTHAQVKKHNLTVNLTTFRVWCYVCEREVFLEQRPMVPVMVTHRHKVIDQDPPPQNVCHPLKAVPIAVADEDGSESEEDELKPRGLTGMKNIGNSCYMNAALQALSNCPPLTQFFLDCSGLVRTDKKPALCKSYQKLISELWHKKRPSYVVPTNLFHGIKLVNPMFRGYAQQDTQEFLRCLMDQLHEELKEPLTVGSAADADPERDGRGHGGGDRSPSEDDFLSCDSGSGSERGDGERGGGGASGGEAELLIQDECAGPRVGGGISEKERLKDRRREEGSEERTAEPDEDADVDTAAQDEQMDGGGERAGPARPGRSDGHTEPDNEASMHRPASRPCSPAHSVQELHSKLSSTPPRSSPLRASPAYTFKKAQMPLGTKKKKQPRFRSVISDIFDGSILSLVQCLTCDRVSTTVETFQDLSLPIPGKEDLAKLHSSIHQSTPAKTGVCTDTYATQGWISYIMDSIRRFVVSCIPSWFWGPMVTLEDCLAAFFAADELKGDNMYSCERCKKLRNGVKYCKVLRLPEILCVHLKRFRHEVMYSFKISSHVSFPLEGLELRPFLAKESSSQVTTYDLLSVICHHGTAGSGHYTAYCQNVINGQWYEFDDQYVTEVHETVVQNAEAYVLFYRKSSEESVRERQKVIALANLKEPSLLQFYISREWLNKFNTFTEPGPISNHTFLCQHGGIPPNKYHYIDDLVVILPQNVWEYLYNRFGGGPAVNHLYVCSICQVEIEAVAKRRKVEIDTFIKLNKEFQAEEAPAVILCISMQWFREWESFVKGKDNEPPGPIDNSKIGVMKAGHVQLKQGADYGQISAETWQYLLGIYGGGPEISARQSVNPPDPSGHGERKIEAETRAL; encoded by the exons ATGACGGACAACGGAGATGTTTGCCCTCACCTGGATTCCATAGGTGAAGTGACCAAGGAGGAACTTCTACAGAAATCCAAG GGCACATGTCAATCATGTGGAGTGGGCGGTCCCAACCTCTGGGCATGTCTGCAG TGTGACTGTCCCTATGTAGGCTGTGGAGAGTCTTACTCAGATCACAgcaccacacacgcacag gTGAAGAAGCACAATCTGACGGTGAACCTGACCACGTTCAGGGTGTGGTGTtacgtgtgtgagagggaggtgTTCCTGGAGCAGAGGCCCATGGTGCCAGTGATGGTGACTCATCGCCACAAAGTGATTGACCAG GACCCTCCTCCCCAGAACGTGTGTCACCCATTGAAGGCGGTGCCCATCGCCGTGGCCGACGAAGACGGCTCGGAGTCTGAGGAAGACGAGCTGAAGCCACGAG GTCTTACAGGGATGAAGAACATCGGAAATTCATGCTACATGAACGCAGCCCTGCAGGCCCTGTCCAACTG CCCACCTTTGACTCAGTTTTTCCTGGACTGCAGTGGGTTGGTTCGTACAGATAAGAAGCCTGCACTGTGCAAAAGCTATCAGAAACTCATCTCTGAGCTCTGGCACAAGAAACG GCCCAGTTATGTGGTCCCCACTAATCTGTTTCATGGCATCAAACTGGTGAATCCTATGTTTCGAGGCTACGCTCAGCAG GACACTCAGGAGTTCTTGCGCTGTCTGATGGACCAGCTGCACGAGGAACTGAAGGAACCTCTTACCGTCGGCAGCGCCGCAGATGCCGACCCCGAGCGAGACGGACGGGGACACGGCGGCGGCGATCGCAGCCCCTCCGAGGACGACTTCCTCTCGTGCGACTCGGGCTCGGGGAGCGAGAGGGGCGACGGGGagcggggagggggcggggcgagCGGAGGGGAGGCGGAGCTCCTGATCCAGGACGAGTGCGCGGGGCCGCGGGTGGGCGGCGGGATCTCCGAGAAGGAGAGGCTGaaggacaggaggagagaggagggcagCGAGGAGAGGACGGCCGAGCCGGACGAGGACGCCGATGTGGACACCGCCGCACAGGACGAGCAGATGGATGGGGGCggggagagggcggggccagccaGGCCTGGACGATCTGACGGACACACGG AACCTGATAATGAGGCCTCCATGCATCGCCCCGCCTCCCGTCCTTGTAGCCCCGCCCACAGTGTGCAGGAACTTCACTCAAAACTGTCCAGCACCCCGCCCAGGTCCAGCCCACTGAGAGCCAGCCCTGCCTACACCTTCAAGAAAG CTCAGATGCCCCTGGGGACCAAGAAGAAGAAGCAGCCCCGTTTCCGCAGTGTAATTTCAGACATCTTTGATGGCTCCATCCTCAGCCTGGTGCAGTGTTTGACATGCGACCGG GTGTCCACCACGGTGGAGACGTTTCAGGATCTGTCTCTGCCCATCCCAGGGAAGGAGGACCTGGCCAAGCTCCACTCCTCCATACACCAGAGCACGCCGGCCAAGACGGGGGTGTGCACAGACACCTACGCCACGCAGGGCTGGATCTCCTACATCATGGATTCAATACGGAG GTTCGTAGTGTCTTGCATCCCCAGCTGGTTCTGGGGTCCCATGGTAACGCTGGAGGACTGTCTGGCTGCGTTCTTCGCTGCTGATGAGCTCAAAG GGGACAACATGTACAGCTGTGAGCGGTGTAAAAA GTTGAGAAATGGCGTGAAGTATTGTAAAGTCCTGCGGCTACCAGAG ATTCTGTGTGTCCACCTGAAGCGGTTCCGCCATGAGGTGATGTACTCGTTCAAGATCAGCAGCCATGTCTCCTTCCCCCTGGAGGGTCTGGAGCTGCGACCTTTCCTGGCCAAGGAGAGCTCCTCGCAGGTCACGACCTACGACCTGCTCTCCGTCATCTGTCACCATGGCACCGCAGGCA GTGGACACTACACAGCGTACTGTCAGAACGTCATTAACGGCCAGTGGTACGAGTTTGATGACCAGTACGTGACGGAGGTCCACGAAACGGTGGTGCAGAACGCCGAGGCCTACGTGCTCTTTTATAG aaagAGCAGTGAGGAGtcggtgagggagagacagaaggtcATAGCTCTGGCCAATCTGAAAGAGCCCAGTCTCCTGCAGTTCTATATCTCCAGAGAATGGCTCAACAAATTCAACACCTTCACTGAACCAGGACCCATCTCTAACCATACCTTCCTGTGTCAGCACGGAG GAATCCCCCCTAACAAGTATCACTACATCGACGACCTGGTTGTGATCCTGCCCCAGAACGTGTGGGAATACCTCTACAACAG GTTCGGGGGCGGGCCCGCCGTTAACCACCTGTATGTGTGCTCCATCTGCCAAGTGGAGATTGAGGCGGTGGCTAAGCGCAGGAAGGTGGAGATCGACACGTTCATCAAG ctcaaTAAGGAGTTCCAGGCTGAGGAAGCCCCAGCTGTCATCCTGTGCATCAGCATGCAGTGGTTCCGGGAGTGGGAGAGCTTCGTCAAGGGCAAAGACAACG AGCCTCCGGGGCCGATCGACAACAGCAAGATCGGCGTGATGAAGGCCGGCCACGTCCAGCTCAAACAGG GGGCCGACTACGGACAGATCTCCGCAGAGACGTGGCAGTACTTGTTGGGGATTTACGGCGGTGGGCCGGAGATTTCCGCACGGCAGAGCGTGAACCCCCCCGACCCCAGCGGCCACGGGGAAAGGAAGATCGAGGCGGAAACCCGTGCCCTCTGA
- the med22 gene encoding mediator of RNA polymerase II transcription subunit 22 isoform X2 has product MSMATQRVLPQSKETLLQNYNKRLKDDIRSILDNFTEIIKTAKVEDETQVSRATQAEQDHYEMHVRAANIVRAGESLMKLVSDLKQFLILNDFPSVNEAISVRNQQLRALQEECDKKLISLRDEIAIDLYELEEEYYSSRYK; this is encoded by the exons ATGAGTATGGCTACACAGCGGGTGCTCCCTCAAAGTAAAGAGACGCTTCTTCAGAACTACAACAAGAGACTTAAAGATGACATCAGGTCCATATTGGACAACTTCACGGAGATAATCAAAACTGCCAAG GTAGAGGATGAAACTCAGGTCTCAAGGGCAACGCAAGCCGAGCAGGACCACTATGAAATGCACGTTAGAGCCGCCAACATC GTGCGTGCTGGTGAGTCCCTAATGAAGCTCGTCTCTGATCTGAAGCAGTTCCTGATTCTGAACGATTTTCCGTCGGTAAACGAGGCCATTAGCGTGCGTAACCAGCAGCTGCGTGCGCTGCAAGAGGAATGCGACAAGAAGCTGATCTCTCTGCGCGATGAGATCGCCATCGACCTGTACGAGCTCGAGGAAGAGTATTACTCATCCAGGTACAAATAG
- the surf1 gene encoding surfeit locus protein 1, which yields MSSFKFMLTLCNYSRRIIRINAQTVTTKRSFFDRSRRVLFKREDVKRINVSGQCSSAPTQTERDSFLKWFLLLIPVTTFGLGTWQVKRRQWKLKLIKDLHDLTTTDPIPLPTDLVSVKELEYRRVKVRGRFDHSQELYILPRSPVDPERETREAGRLSSSVDSGANVVTPFYCSDLGITILVNRGYVPRNKIRPETRMKGQVKEEVDLVGIVRLTEQRKPFVPHNDTEANRWHYRDLEAMSRATGSEQIFIDAVLESTIPGGPIGGQTRVSVRNEHMQYVITWYGLCAATSYMWYAKFIKLITL from the exons ATGAGTAGCTTTAAGTTTATGCTGACATTATGTAATTACAGCCGTAGGATAATTCGAATCAAC GCTCAGACGGTCACTACCAAGAGGAGTTTCTTCGACAGGTCGCGACGGGTCTTATTCAAACGCGAAGatg TAAAACGTATTAATGTGAGTGGACAGTGCAGTTCTGCccccacacagacagagagagactccTTTCTCAAGTGGTTCCTGCTTCTTATCCCTGTAACCACCTTTGGTCTTGGAACATGGCAG GTGAAGCGCAGGCAGTGGAAGTTGAAGCTGATCAAAGATCTCCACGATCTAACGACCACAGATCCCATTCCACTGCCCACTGA tctGGTGTCGGTGAAAGAGCTGGAGTACCGGCGTGTCAAGGTGCGTGGGAGGTTTGATCACTCTCAGGAGCTGTACATCTTGCCCCGCTCCCCAGTGGACCCAGAGAGGGAGACTCGTGAGGCGGGCAGACTGTCTTCCAGCGTGGACAGTGGCGCTAACGTCGTCACACCATTCTACTGCTCTGATCTGGG GATTACCATCTTGGTGAACAGAGGTTATGTTCCCAGAAATAAAATTAGACCAGAAACCCGAATGAAGGGTCAG GTGAAAGAAGAAGTGGACCTGGTGGGTATTGTGCGACTGACAGAGCAACGCAAGCCTTTCGTCCCTCACAATGACACAGAGGCTAACCGATGGCACTACCGTGACCTGGAGGCCATGAGCAGGGCCACTGGTTCTGAGCAGATCTTCATCGATGCTGTTCTTG AGAGCACAATACCAGGAGGACCAATAGGAGGACAGACAAGAGTATCAGTGCGCAATGAACACATGCAGTACGTCATCACATG GTATGGACTGTGTGCTGCTACTTCATACATGTGGTATGCCAAATTCATCAAGCTCATTACCCTATGA
- the surf6 gene encoding surfeit locus protein 6, whose amino-acid sequence MSNLAAKYDYLEKLTRKVIHPQNKEPKKKVYVPFRGGGDRAGGTSKKKQKPAKEKNISANDKKPRTFQKAAQQQTSAVDQNAPQVKVHNGNQQNTEVTESVENFNAVDILRQRLHQKIEESRGQGPPKDPSSEEVQKRRTKRKLERERKKRKRKEFRMKKLAESASTEAEGENTAPQMPVLQDSPAATSLPKKDVNTIIFNRVELGEAYVEKGSVLKEKKKRKVKGLLTPLTGKNYKQLLSRVEARKARLEELRTTDEKKAKKEEEKMKWTNVLYKAQGMKIKDNEELLRASLKKKEKRKAQVKKKWATRCQNVVEKMQNRQDKRRRNLKRRKDVKMEKRKQRARKRGRVLPEDLKKAAV is encoded by the exons ATGTCCAACCTTGCAGCCAAGTATGACTACCTGGAGAAGCTGACCCGCAAAGTGATCCATCCTCAGAATAAGGAGCCTAAAAAAAAAGTCTATG tTCCATTTCGTGGTGGTGGGGACAGAGCAGGTGGTACGTCCAAGAAGAAGCAGAAGCCGGCAAAGGAAAAAAACATCAGTGCAAATGACAAGAAGCCAAGGACCTTTCAAAAAGCAGCAcaacaacagaccagtgcagtagATCAGAATGCTCCACAGGTCAAGGTTCACAATGGGAATCAACAGAATACTGAAG TTACAGAGTCAGTGGAAAACTTTAATGCAGTCGATATTTTAAGGCAAAGACTTCACCAGAAGATTGAGGAGTCACGTGGGCAG GGCCCTCCCAAAGATCCCTCCTCAGAGGAGGTGCAGAAAAGACGAACGAAACGTAAACTGGAGAGGGAGCGCAAAAAGCGGAAAAGGAAAGAGTTCCGCATGAAGAAGTTGGCGGAGAGTGCGTCCACAGAGGCAGAAGGAGAGAACACGGCACCACAGATGCCAGTGTTGCAGGACAGTCCGGCCGCAACGAGTCTTCCAAAAAAGGACGTGAACACGATCATCTTCAACAGGGTGGAGCTAGGGGAGGCCTACGTGGAAAAAGGGAGTGTGttgaaggagaagaagaaaaggaAGGTGAAAGGACTGCTTACTCCCCTCACAGGGAAGAACTACAAGCAGCTTTTGTCTCGAGTCGAGGCGCGGAAGGCTCGTCTGGAGGAGCTGAGGACGACGGATGAAAAGAAAGCCaagaaggaggaagagaagaTGAAATGGACCAACGTTCTCTACAAAGCCCAGGGCATGAAGATCAAGGACAACGAGGAGCTGCTCCGCGCCTCCttgaagaagaaggagaagaggaAGGCGCAGGTGAAGAAGAAGTGGGCGACGAGGTGCCAGAACGTGGTAGAGAAGATGCAGAACAGGCAAGACAAGAGACGCAGGAACCTCAAGAGGCGCAAGGATGTCAAGATGGAGAAGCGTAAACAGCGGGCCAGGAAGAGAGGCAGGGTGCTCCCAGAGGACCTGAAGAAGGCTGCTGTGTAA
- the med22 gene encoding mediator of RNA polymerase II transcription subunit 22 isoform X1, with the protein MSMATQRVLPQSKETLLQNYNKRLKDDIRSILDNFTEIIKTAKVEDETQVSRATQAEQDHYEMHVRAANIVRAGESLMKLVSDLKQFLILNDFPSVNEAISVRNQQLRALQEECDKKLISLRDEIAIDLYELEEEYYSSSCGQWDGVELPLCEAFRRRDSWGSPATTSDPSQTSSEDSERPVAQDTINGHGGGTNEQA; encoded by the exons ATGAGTATGGCTACACAGCGGGTGCTCCCTCAAAGTAAAGAGACGCTTCTTCAGAACTACAACAAGAGACTTAAAGATGACATCAGGTCCATATTGGACAACTTCACGGAGATAATCAAAACTGCCAAG GTAGAGGATGAAACTCAGGTCTCAAGGGCAACGCAAGCCGAGCAGGACCACTATGAAATGCACGTTAGAGCCGCCAACATC GTGCGTGCTGGTGAGTCCCTAATGAAGCTCGTCTCTGATCTGAAGCAGTTCCTGATTCTGAACGATTTTCCGTCGGTAAACGAGGCCATTAGCGTGCGTAACCAGCAGCTGCGTGCGCTGCAAGAGGAATGCGACAAGAAGCTGATCTCTCTGCGCGATGAGATCGCCATCGACCTGTACGAGCTCGAGGAAGAGTATTACTCATCCAG TTGTGGACAGTGGGACGGTGTTGAGTTGCCACTCTGTGAGGCGTTTCGCCGTCGGGACAGTTGGGGGTCACCCGCAACGACCTCCGATCCCTCACAAACCAGCTCAGAAGATTCGGAACGACCTGTTGCCCAGGATACGATCAACGGCCACGGAGGTGGCACAAATGAGCaagcataa